One Buteo buteo chromosome 5, bButBut1.hap1.1, whole genome shotgun sequence DNA window includes the following coding sequences:
- the SLC25A33 gene encoding solute carrier family 25 member 33 isoform X2 — protein MVRPTSVSPGLFSVLKSILEKEGPRSLFRGLGPNLVGVAPSRAVYFACYSKAKERFNGIFVPNSNIVHICSAGSAAFITNSLMNPIWMVKTRMQLERKVRGSKPMNALQCARYVYETEGIRGFYRGLTASYAGISETIICFAIYESLKKHLKEVQLPPSSPNGTERNSTNFFGLMFAAAVSKGCASCIAYPHEVIRTRLREEGTKYKTFIQTARLVAREEGYLAFYRGLFAQLIRQIPNTAIVLSTYELIVYLLEDHAK, from the exons gtcaattttggaaaaagaaggaCCAAGGTCACTCTTCCGAGGGTTGGGTCCAAACTTGGTTGGAGTTGCACCATCAAG AGCTGTCTATTTTGCATGCTACTCCAAAGCCAAAGAGCGATTTAATGGCATTTTTGTGCCCAACAGCAACATTGTGCACATCTGTTCTGCAGGTTCTGCAG cctTTATCACAAATTCCCTGATGAATCCTATATGGATGGTGAAAACCAGAATGCAACTGGAACGGAA aGTCAGGGGTTCAAAACCAATGAATGCTTTGCAGTGTGCTAGATATGTTTACGAGACAGAAGGTATCCGTGGCTTTTATAGGGGCCTGACTGCCTCCTATGCTGGGATTTCTGAGACCATTATCTGCTTTGCTATttatgaaagtttaaaaaagcaCTTAAAGGAAGTCCAACTGCCCCCTTCTTCTCCTAATGGGACCGAAAGGAACTCGACAAACTTCTTTGGACtgatgtttgctgctgctgtttccaagGGCTGTGCCTCCTGTATTGCTTATCCACATG AGGTCATACGGACTCGGCTGCGAGAAGAAGGCACTAAATATAAGACTTTCATTCAGACGGCACGTCTGGTAGCACGTGAAGAAGGCTATCTCGCCTTCTATAGAGGACTCTTTGCCCAACTCATCCGGCAGATACCAAACACAGCCATTGTGTTGTCCACCTATGAGTTAATCGTATATCTGTTAGAAGACCATGCAAAGTAG